A genomic segment from Alistipes senegalensis JC50 encodes:
- the dnaB gene encoding replicative DNA helicase — protein MAKDFTPSSRNREAFEAMTDTVGNVPPQAVELEEAVLGALMLEKDSIISVQEYVTPEAFYTEEHRLIYKAINELSMELKPIDLYTVTERLKVKKELKKVGGASYLAQLTQKVGSAANVEFHAKIIAQKYVQRELIRSATEIQKRSYDESTDVTELIGYAEGEIFKVAEGHVKRSVQSSKDILARALMQIEEASKNTSAFSGVPSGFMALDRVTLGWQLSDLIIVAARPSMGKTAFVLSMARNMAVDHEQGVAFFSLEMSSVQLMMRLIIAETGLSGNDVKSGRLTPEQWRHLESATKPLGSAPLFIDDTPALSVFEFRSKARRLKIHNDIKIIIIDYLQLMTGNQDTKGNREQEVAFISRTLKAIAKELNVPVIALSQLSRATEMRGGSKRPQLSDLRESGAIEQDADIVAFIHRPEYYGINQDENGMPTAGMAEIILAKHRNGAVCDVNLRFLKEQARFADMEDSMLPPAQAADSQQAYDDYASGSNGMPAAGLGAAMGGEFDVNRSANLNDEAPF, from the coding sequence ATGGCGAAAGATTTTACCCCCTCCTCCCGCAACCGGGAGGCGTTCGAAGCGATGACCGACACCGTCGGCAACGTACCCCCGCAGGCGGTCGAACTGGAGGAGGCCGTGCTCGGCGCGCTGATGCTCGAAAAGGACAGCATCATCTCCGTACAGGAGTACGTGACCCCCGAAGCGTTCTACACCGAGGAACACCGCCTGATCTACAAGGCGATCAACGAACTGTCGATGGAGCTCAAACCCATCGACCTCTACACCGTGACCGAGCGGCTGAAGGTCAAGAAGGAGCTCAAGAAGGTGGGCGGCGCCTCGTATCTCGCACAGCTGACCCAGAAGGTCGGTTCGGCGGCCAACGTCGAGTTCCACGCCAAGATCATCGCCCAGAAATACGTCCAGCGCGAGCTGATCCGTTCGGCCACGGAGATTCAGAAACGATCCTACGACGAATCGACCGATGTCACGGAGCTGATCGGCTACGCCGAGGGCGAGATCTTCAAGGTCGCCGAGGGGCACGTCAAGCGTTCGGTACAGTCGTCGAAGGACATCCTGGCCCGTGCGCTGATGCAGATCGAGGAGGCTTCGAAGAACACCAGCGCCTTCAGCGGCGTGCCGTCGGGATTCATGGCGCTGGACCGCGTGACGCTGGGCTGGCAGTTGTCCGACCTCATCATCGTCGCCGCGCGTCCTTCGATGGGTAAGACGGCCTTCGTGCTTTCGATGGCCCGCAACATGGCCGTCGATCACGAGCAGGGCGTGGCGTTCTTTTCGCTCGAAATGTCCTCCGTGCAGCTGATGATGCGTCTGATCATCGCCGAGACGGGACTTTCGGGCAACGATGTCAAGTCGGGCCGCCTGACACCCGAACAGTGGCGCCATCTCGAATCGGCGACCAAGCCGCTGGGCTCGGCTCCGCTGTTCATCGACGACACTCCGGCCCTTTCGGTCTTCGAGTTCCGTTCGAAGGCCCGGCGCCTGAAGATACACAACGACATCAAGATCATCATCATCGACTACCTCCAGCTGATGACCGGCAACCAGGACACGAAGGGCAACCGCGAGCAGGAGGTGGCCTTCATCTCGCGTACGCTGAAGGCGATCGCCAAGGAGCTGAACGTGCCGGTGATTGCCCTTTCGCAGCTGAGCCGTGCCACGGAGATGCGCGGCGGCTCGAAGCGTCCCCAGCTGTCGGACCTCCGCGAGTCGGGCGCCATCGAGCAGGACGCCGACATCGTGGCCTTCATCCACCGCCCGGAGTACTACGGCATCAATCAGGACGAGAACGGCATGCCCACGGCGGGCATGGCCGAGATCATCCTCGCCAAGCACCGTAACGGCGCCGTGTGCGACGTGAACCTGCGCTTTCTCAAGGAGCAGGCGCGTTTCGCCGACATGGAGGATTCGATGCTGCCGCCCGCGCAGGCGGCGGACAGCCAGCAGGCTTACGACGACTATGCCAGCGGTTCGAACGGCATGCCCGCGGCCGGGCTGGG
- a CDS encoding ComF family protein translates to MSILSDLLRDVASLLFPARCAVCGEPLARGERTVCTFCRATAPLTGYWNEADNPVARKCWGLVPVERASGFLFFVHGSGWRRLIHGFKYRGAWRTAREMGAWYGRHLRESGLYDDVEVVVPLPLHPFRRCRRGYNQSEYLAEGIASQLGVGVDRRSVRRRRNTPSQTLRSRRDRARNVEGAFAVRHPERLAGRHVLLVDDVMTTGNTLLACAAEILRAAPGCRVSIAAFAVSRREMGVKE, encoded by the coding sequence ATGTCGATCCTCAGTGACCTTTTGCGCGACGTTGCGTCGCTGCTGTTCCCGGCCCGCTGCGCGGTCTGCGGGGAGCCGCTCGCACGCGGCGAACGGACGGTCTGCACCTTCTGCCGCGCCACGGCGCCCCTGACCGGCTACTGGAACGAGGCCGACAATCCCGTCGCGCGCAAATGCTGGGGGCTGGTGCCCGTCGAACGGGCTTCGGGATTCCTTTTCTTCGTCCACGGAAGCGGCTGGCGGCGGCTGATCCACGGCTTCAAGTACCGCGGGGCGTGGCGTACGGCCCGGGAGATGGGCGCGTGGTACGGGCGGCATCTCCGGGAGAGCGGGCTTTACGACGATGTCGAGGTCGTGGTCCCGCTGCCCCTGCACCCTTTCCGGAGGTGCCGGAGGGGCTACAACCAGTCGGAGTACCTCGCCGAGGGAATCGCCTCGCAGCTGGGTGTCGGGGTTGACCGCCGCAGCGTCCGCCGCAGGCGCAATACGCCCAGCCAGACCCTCCGATCCCGCCGCGACCGGGCCCGCAACGTCGAAGGCGCCTTTGCGGTCCGGCATCCCGAGCGGCTCGCCGGGCGGCATGTCCTGCTGGTCGATGACGTGATGACCACGGGCAACACGCTGCTCGCCTGCGCCGCCGAGATTCTCCGCGCCGCGCCCGGCTGCCGCGTCAGCATCGCCGCTTTCGCCGTCTCCCGGCGTGAAATGGGCGTGAAGGAGTAA
- the priA gene encoding primosomal protein N', with protein sequence MLRYADIVLPLAQPAYTFAVPEGTEVAAGQAVAVQFGPRKFYTGIVWRVHDRKPDFKRIKSIHRVLYGAPLLSAQQMALWEWVASYYMCSVGEVMRVALPALMKPSGDTEEEFSDDEFRPRTECYVALARELHDETAFHEACEKLERRAPKQYEALLELATAGDETRISTGEVARRLLRADYAVLHALERKKLIVCTERERTVERGGSAFRLPELTPHQQKALDELRGQFAAGKSTALLQGITGSGKTEIYIHLIAEVLARGGDVLLLVPEIALTAQLIARMERIFGSRVTPYHSKLTNRRRTETYLRLNRSEGGEFVVGVRSSIFLPLKRLQLIVVDEEHDASYKQTEPAPRYNARDCAVVMARLMGGRTLLGSATPSLETWLNAASGKYGRAELTERYGDARPPEILVSDTLRAAKRGERKAHFNKLLLDRIGEALDRGEQVMLFQNRRGFSPYVECSECGWTARCPHCNVTLTYHKSGRKLVCHYCGYTAEVPAKCPSCKVTDVIPMGFGTEKVEEEISRIFPEARVARLDRDSVTSEKAFNAIIADFEARKTDILVGTQMITKGFDFGGVSLVGILNADNLVNNPDFRAAERAFQLMMQVAGRAGRRAEGGEVVIQTSEPGHPVIRQVVAGDFGAMARAQLAEREAFFYPPYARLTSLTLRHRDPVVLRQGIMELASRLRVRFGRRVLGPMTPPVDRIRGEYLAGLLLKIESGASSARARELLAAELKTFSENPAFKAIAVIVNVDPQ encoded by the coding sequence ATGCTCCGCTATGCCGACATAGTCCTGCCGCTGGCGCAGCCCGCCTATACGTTCGCCGTTCCCGAGGGGACGGAGGTCGCGGCGGGACAGGCCGTAGCGGTGCAGTTCGGACCCCGCAAGTTCTATACGGGCATCGTGTGGCGGGTCCACGACCGGAAGCCCGATTTCAAACGGATCAAATCCATTCACCGCGTCCTTTACGGCGCACCCCTGCTCTCGGCGCAGCAGATGGCGCTTTGGGAGTGGGTAGCCTCGTACTACATGTGTTCGGTGGGCGAGGTGATGCGCGTGGCGCTGCCGGCGCTGATGAAGCCTTCGGGCGACACGGAGGAGGAGTTCTCCGACGACGAGTTCCGGCCCCGGACGGAGTGTTACGTCGCTTTGGCGCGGGAGCTCCACGACGAGACGGCCTTCCACGAGGCGTGCGAAAAACTCGAACGGCGCGCCCCGAAACAGTACGAAGCGTTGCTGGAGCTGGCCACGGCCGGCGACGAGACGCGCATTTCGACGGGCGAGGTGGCCCGCCGTCTGCTCCGGGCCGACTACGCCGTGCTGCACGCTCTGGAACGTAAGAAACTGATCGTCTGCACCGAGCGGGAACGTACCGTCGAGCGCGGCGGCTCGGCATTCCGGCTTCCGGAACTGACCCCGCACCAACAGAAGGCGCTGGACGAGCTGCGCGGGCAGTTCGCCGCCGGGAAGAGCACGGCCCTGCTGCAAGGGATCACCGGTTCGGGCAAGACCGAAATCTACATCCACCTGATCGCCGAGGTGCTGGCGCGCGGCGGCGACGTGCTGTTGCTGGTCCCCGAAATCGCCCTCACGGCGCAGCTCATCGCGCGCATGGAGCGCATTTTCGGCAGCCGAGTCACGCCCTACCATTCGAAACTCACCAACCGCCGCCGCACGGAAACCTATCTGCGGCTGAACCGCTCCGAAGGGGGCGAGTTCGTCGTCGGGGTCCGCTCGTCGATCTTCCTGCCGCTGAAACGGTTGCAGCTGATCGTCGTTGACGAGGAGCACGACGCCAGCTACAAGCAGACGGAGCCTGCGCCGCGCTACAACGCCCGCGACTGCGCCGTGGTGATGGCCCGTCTTATGGGGGGCCGCACGCTGCTGGGGAGCGCCACGCCGTCGCTCGAAACGTGGCTCAACGCCGCGTCGGGCAAATACGGCCGGGCCGAGCTCACGGAGCGTTACGGCGATGCCCGGCCGCCCGAGATCCTCGTTTCCGACACCCTGCGGGCCGCCAAGCGCGGCGAGCGCAAGGCCCATTTCAACAAACTCCTGCTGGACAGGATCGGCGAGGCCCTCGACCGGGGCGAGCAGGTGATGCTGTTCCAGAACCGCCGCGGCTTCTCGCCCTATGTCGAGTGCTCCGAGTGCGGCTGGACGGCCCGCTGTCCCCACTGCAACGTCACGCTGACCTACCATAAGAGCGGGCGGAAACTCGTCTGCCACTATTGCGGCTACACGGCTGAGGTCCCGGCGAAATGCCCCTCGTGCAAGGTTACGGACGTGATTCCGATGGGCTTCGGGACGGAGAAGGTCGAGGAGGAGATTTCCCGGATTTTCCCCGAAGCGCGGGTGGCCCGTCTGGACCGCGACAGCGTGACTTCCGAAAAGGCTTTCAACGCCATCATCGCCGATTTCGAGGCGCGCAAGACCGACATTCTGGTCGGAACGCAGATGATCACCAAAGGGTTCGATTTCGGAGGCGTCTCGCTGGTGGGCATTCTCAATGCCGACAACCTGGTGAACAATCCCGACTTCCGGGCCGCCGAGCGGGCCTTCCAGCTGATGATGCAGGTGGCGGGACGCGCCGGACGCCGCGCCGAAGGGGGTGAGGTGGTGATCCAGACCTCCGAGCCGGGGCATCCCGTCATCCGGCAGGTCGTGGCGGGCGATTTCGGGGCGATGGCCCGCGCCCAGCTCGCCGAACGCGAAGCCTTCTTCTATCCGCCCTATGCGCGGCTGACGTCGCTCACACTGCGCCACCGCGATCCCGTGGTGCTGCGTCAGGGGATCATGGAGCTGGCCTCACGCCTGCGCGTCCGCTTCGGCCGCCGCGTGCTGGGACCCATGACCCCGCCCGTCGATCGCATCCGCGGCGAGTACCTCGCGGGGCTGCTCCTGAAGATCGAGAGCGGCGCCTCGTCGGCCCGGGCCCGCGAACTGCTCGCTGCCGAACTGAAAACCTTCTCCGAAAATCCGGCTTTCAAAGCCATCGCCGTCATCGTCAATGTCGATCCTCAGTGA
- a CDS encoding YitT family protein, which yields MKSISPDIVLKPVKEYILMAVGMLMYSFGWIGCILPAGGVGGGAAGLSLVLCNALSVLGLNFQIGTMVFIINAVLLLVAGFIVGWNFGVKTIYCVVVISLGMNFWQEVLPEGNFLGVDNLLAIVMGGILAGAGIALCFSQGGSTGGTDIVAMIINKYRTVSYGKILIYSDFVIIASAMLVGMGISAVIYGYVMTAVVGYTVDMIMAGSQQSSQVFIVTHDYEKMAQAIVDNVHRGVTLIDSQGWYSKKESKIVMVVCRKRETSMILKFVKTIDPDAFMTVGSVMGVYGKGFQAIGKG from the coding sequence ATGAAATCCATTTCCCCGGATATCGTGCTGAAACCCGTCAAGGAGTATATCCTGATGGCTGTCGGCATGCTGATGTATTCTTTCGGCTGGATCGGCTGCATTCTCCCGGCGGGCGGTGTCGGCGGCGGTGCGGCCGGTCTGTCGCTCGTGCTGTGCAACGCCCTTTCGGTGCTGGGGCTGAATTTCCAGATCGGTACGATGGTCTTCATCATCAACGCCGTCCTGCTGCTCGTCGCCGGATTTATCGTGGGGTGGAATTTCGGCGTCAAGACCATCTATTGCGTGGTGGTCATCTCCCTCGGCATGAACTTCTGGCAGGAGGTGCTTCCCGAGGGCAATTTCCTCGGCGTCGATAACCTGCTGGCGATCGTCATGGGCGGCATTCTGGCCGGCGCCGGCATCGCGCTCTGCTTCTCGCAGGGCGGATCGACGGGCGGCACGGACATCGTGGCCATGATCATCAACAAATACCGCACGGTCAGCTACGGCAAGATACTCATCTACTCCGATTTCGTCATCATCGCCTCGGCCATGCTGGTGGGCATGGGCATCAGCGCCGTGATCTACGGCTACGTGATGACGGCGGTCGTGGGCTATACGGTCGATATGATCATGGCCGGGAGCCAGCAGTCGAGCCAGGTCTTTATCGTCACGCACGACTACGAGAAGATGGCCCAGGCGATCGTCGATAACGTCCACCGCGGGGTCACGCTCATCGACTCGCAGGGGTGGTATTCGAAAAAAGAGTCCAAGATCGTCATGGTGGTCTGCCGCAAGCGCGAGACCTCGATGATCCTCAAATTCGTCAAGACCATCGACCCCGACGCCTTCATGACCGTCGGTTCGGTCATGGGCGTCTACGGCAAGGGATTCCAGGCAATCGGCAAGGGCTGA
- a CDS encoding TIGR01212 family radical SAM protein (This family includes YhcC from E. coli K-12, an uncharacterized radical SAM protein.), with the protein MIYPWGDERRFNSYAGYFRQLFGGRVQKLSVDAGFSCPNRDGTIGKGGCTFCDNGAFTPSYCMPSKSIRQQIDEGIEFHRNRYRTARRYLVYFQSFSNTYAPLERLKELYGEALAHPDVAGIVVGTRPDCVDEEKLDWFAELARDRYVALEYGIESTYDASLRAVNRGHDFDCARRAVEMTAGRGLPVGAHFILGLPGETDEMLLAQTERINALPLTTVKFHQLQVFRSTPMAAEYDADPGRFRFWEADEYIDLFVEILRRLRPDLVVERFASEAPPRYHYGRNWGLIRNEQLLARLEKRLEERNAYQGEFFTIFAENNVE; encoded by the coding sequence ATGATTTACCCCTGGGGCGACGAGCGGCGGTTCAACTCCTATGCGGGCTATTTCCGCCAGCTGTTCGGCGGCCGGGTTCAGAAACTCTCGGTCGATGCGGGCTTTTCCTGCCCCAACCGCGACGGAACTATTGGAAAAGGAGGGTGTACGTTCTGTGACAACGGAGCGTTTACACCCTCTTACTGCATGCCGTCGAAGAGCATCCGGCAGCAGATCGACGAGGGCATCGAGTTCCACCGCAACCGCTACCGCACGGCGCGTCGGTATCTGGTCTATTTCCAGTCGTTTTCCAACACCTACGCCCCGCTGGAACGCCTGAAGGAGCTCTACGGCGAAGCGCTGGCGCATCCCGACGTGGCGGGCATCGTCGTCGGCACGCGCCCCGACTGCGTGGACGAGGAGAAACTCGACTGGTTCGCCGAACTGGCCCGCGACCGCTATGTGGCCCTCGAATACGGCATCGAATCGACTTACGACGCCTCGCTGCGGGCCGTCAACCGCGGCCACGATTTCGACTGCGCCCGCCGGGCCGTGGAGATGACGGCCGGGAGGGGACTGCCCGTCGGGGCGCATTTCATCCTGGGGCTTCCGGGCGAGACGGACGAAATGCTGCTGGCGCAGACGGAGCGGATCAACGCCCTGCCGCTCACGACCGTGAAATTCCATCAGTTGCAGGTCTTCCGCTCGACGCCGATGGCTGCCGAATACGACGCCGATCCCGGACGCTTCCGCTTCTGGGAGGCGGACGAGTACATCGACCTGTTCGTCGAGATCCTCCGCCGCCTGCGTCCCGATCTGGTCGTCGAGCGTTTCGCCTCGGAGGCTCCCCCGCGTTATCATTACGGCCGAAACTGGGGGCTGATACGCAACGAACAGCTGCTCGCCCGGCTCGAAAAAAGATTGGAGGAACGCAATGCATACCAAGGCGAATTTTTTACTATCTTCGCCGAAAATAACGTTGAATAA
- a CDS encoding DNA/RNA non-specific endonuclease, producing MKKIFALLFAALSVAFFACGDEKTDNGNDWFLAPAASADGTTVELTCLTRFGDGVLEELGAGFACAELTGGSLGEFVDYKDVTVDGSRLSARVSGLRPRTTYIFYAFAELPTGRIRSASAAFDTGEESDPDPDPDPDPDPDPDPDPDSGLKRYTGWAELPAIQDRPDDYYYAAHYCDGAPGGRNYSVCYSADKRTGIWSAFPLHECYRGSQTRTDAWAYDPIISRSVQPDLIDGSYKPQPGYSKGHLLASNDRTASLGINEQTFYVTNVAPQWQNSFNGGVWMSLEEDCWKNICADTLYVVSGVYFANDNTTVTDQSGKTCVVPTNFYRVLMRSKAGDTGKPLWELPADQIQCVGFWFENRAYPSGKPSANMTSVAEIERKVEFKFFANVPQAPKDTYDKSDWDFR from the coding sequence ATGAAAAAGATTTTTGCGCTTCTGTTTGCGGCCCTTTCCGTGGCCTTCTTCGCCTGCGGGGATGAAAAGACGGATAACGGGAACGACTGGTTCCTGGCGCCCGCCGCTTCGGCCGACGGCACGACCGTCGAGCTGACCTGCCTCACGCGCTTCGGCGACGGGGTGCTGGAGGAGCTCGGCGCGGGATTCGCCTGCGCGGAGCTGACCGGCGGATCGCTCGGCGAATTCGTCGATTACAAGGACGTCACGGTCGATGGCAGCCGCCTGTCGGCCCGGGTGAGCGGTCTCCGGCCCCGGACGACCTATATTTTCTACGCCTTTGCCGAGCTGCCGACCGGACGTATCCGGAGTGCTTCGGCTGCGTTCGACACCGGCGAGGAAAGCGATCCCGATCCGGACCCCGACCCTGACCCCGATCCCGATCCGGACCCCGATCCGGATTCCGGGTTGAAGAGATATACGGGATGGGCCGAACTCCCTGCCATCCAGGACCGTCCGGACGATTATTACTATGCCGCCCATTACTGCGACGGTGCGCCGGGCGGCCGCAACTATTCGGTCTGTTACAGCGCCGATAAGCGCACGGGCATCTGGTCGGCATTCCCGCTGCACGAATGTTACCGGGGGTCGCAGACGCGCACGGACGCATGGGCCTATGATCCGATCATTTCCCGAAGCGTTCAGCCCGATCTGATCGACGGATCGTACAAACCGCAGCCCGGTTATTCGAAAGGGCACTTGCTCGCGTCGAACGACCGGACGGCGAGTCTCGGAATCAACGAGCAGACGTTTTATGTGACCAATGTAGCCCCGCAGTGGCAGAACAGTTTCAACGGCGGCGTGTGGATGTCGCTCGAGGAGGATTGCTGGAAGAATATCTGCGCCGACACGTTGTACGTGGTGTCGGGCGTTTATTTCGCCAATGACAATACGACCGTTACGGACCAGAGCGGCAAGACGTGCGTCGTGCCGACGAATTTCTACCGCGTGCTGATGCGTTCGAAGGCCGGCGACACGGGGAAACCCCTTTGGGAACTCCCTGCCGATCAGATCCAGTGCGTCGGCTTCTGGTTCGAGAACCGCGCTTATCCGAGCGGCAAGCCTTCGGCGAATATGACTTCGGTCGCCGAAATCGAGCGGAAGGTGGAATTCAAGTTCTTCGCCAACGTCCCGCAGGCCCCGAAAGATACTTACGACAAGTCAGACTGGGATTTCCGATGA
- the dtd gene encoding D-aminoacyl-tRNA deacylase, with translation MRLLIQRVKHASVTIDGKVRSRIGAGLLALVGVGNDDGAEDIEYLAGKLVRLRIFDDEAGVMNLDVVQTGGEVLVVSQFTLQASTRKGNRPSYIHAAPEAVSRPLYERFAARVAELLGREVATGQFGADMQVELLNDGPVTIWMDSKHKE, from the coding sequence ATGCGACTGCTGATCCAGCGTGTGAAACACGCATCCGTCACCATCGACGGCAAGGTTCGCTCCCGGATCGGCGCCGGACTGCTGGCGCTGGTCGGCGTCGGGAACGACGACGGCGCGGAGGACATCGAATACCTCGCGGGAAAGCTCGTCCGGCTGCGCATCTTCGACGACGAGGCCGGAGTGATGAATCTCGACGTTGTGCAGACCGGCGGCGAGGTGCTCGTCGTGAGCCAGTTCACGCTTCAGGCTTCTACGCGCAAGGGCAACCGCCCGAGTTATATCCATGCGGCTCCCGAAGCCGTTTCGCGCCCTCTTTATGAGCGTTTTGCGGCCCGTGTCGCGGAGTTGCTGGGGCGGGAGGTCGCCACGGGCCAGTTCGGGGCCGACATGCAGGTCGAGCTGCTCAACGACGGCCCGGTGACGATCTGGATGGATTCGAAACACAAAGAATAA
- a CDS encoding RluA family pseudouridine synthase: MFTPDDILYEDNHLLIVNKRCGDLVQPDPSGESALEDQIKGFIKKRDAKPGEVFLGVVHRIDRPVSGAVIFAKTSKALARLNEMIREGRIHKVYWALTEATPDPESGELCHYILRDGKTNRSRACDAPKGDAKQARLRYATLGAGTNYTLVEVELLTGRHHQIRAQLSKIGCPIRGDLKYGARRSLPGGGISLHSRRVEFEHPVRREPLSVTAPVPAGDNLWAYFENL; this comes from the coding sequence ATGTTCACTCCCGACGATATTCTCTACGAAGACAACCATTTGCTGATCGTCAACAAACGCTGCGGCGACCTGGTGCAGCCCGACCCTTCGGGCGAGAGCGCATTGGAGGACCAGATCAAGGGCTTCATCAAAAAACGCGACGCCAAGCCCGGCGAGGTGTTCCTCGGCGTGGTGCACCGCATCGACCGCCCGGTGAGCGGGGCCGTCATTTTCGCCAAAACGTCGAAAGCCCTCGCGCGGCTCAACGAGATGATCCGCGAAGGCCGCATCCACAAGGTCTACTGGGCGCTGACCGAGGCCACGCCCGACCCCGAGAGCGGCGAGCTGTGCCACTACATCCTGCGCGACGGCAAGACCAACCGTTCGCGGGCCTGCGACGCTCCGAAGGGCGACGCCAAGCAGGCGCGCCTGCGCTATGCGACGCTCGGGGCGGGTACGAACTATACGCTCGTGGAGGTCGAACTGCTGACGGGCCGCCACCACCAGATCCGGGCCCAGCTCTCGAAGATCGGGTGCCCGATCCGCGGCGACCTGAAATACGGAGCCCGGCGTTCCCTGCCCGGAGGCGGCATTTCGCTCCATTCGCGCCGCGTCGAGTTCGAGCATCCCGTGCGCCGCGAACCCCTTTCGGTCACGGCTCCCGTGCCCGCGGGCGACAACTTGTGGGCCTATTTCGAAAACCTGTAA
- a CDS encoding cytidine deaminase: MEKQFCFDYEHYAALAELPEADRKLVAEAERATANAHAPYSKFRVGAAARLRSGRILYGSNFESEVYPAGLCAERTLLFYAQANYADDPIETLAIASNPSERECYPCGQCRQVMVDVERRQGSPMRVIMSGRGTATVLDSAARLLPFTFIL, translated from the coding sequence ATGGAAAAGCAGTTTTGTTTCGACTATGAACACTATGCGGCGCTCGCGGAACTTCCCGAAGCCGACCGCAAACTGGTCGCCGAGGCCGAGCGGGCCACCGCCAATGCGCATGCGCCCTACTCGAAATTCCGCGTGGGGGCCGCCGCACGGCTGCGCAGCGGCAGGATTCTCTACGGCAGCAATTTCGAAAGCGAAGTCTATCCCGCGGGCCTCTGCGCCGAACGGACGCTGCTGTTTTACGCTCAGGCCAACTATGCCGACGACCCGATCGAGACGCTGGCCATCGCGTCGAACCCCTCGGAGCGCGAGTGCTATCCCTGCGGCCAGTGCCGGCAGGTGATGGTCGATGTCGAACGCCGCCAGGGCTCCCCGATGCGGGTCATCATGAGCGGCCGTGGCACGGCTACGGTGCTCGATTCGGCGGCGCGGCTGCTGCCTTTCACCTTTATTCTGTAA
- a CDS encoding SIMPL domain-containing protein yields the protein MKRFILAAAVALLALPAAAQVQEAFPSYIQVNGRAEREIAPDEFYLQIVINERDSKGKVSVESQQRDMIAALKRLGVNVEKQLKVANLSSEFFKKNTSVATAKYQLQLGSSAEVGKVWQALDGLGISNVSILKVSHSQLERYKSEVRVEAMRNAKQNAATLAEAIGQTIGKCFYVYDSNNDVMPVFYNNMAVMRSAKAFDAAEAAAEEEPLDFKTIKLQYSVQAKFVLE from the coding sequence ATGAAACGATTCATTTTGGCGGCGGCGGTCGCGCTTCTGGCCCTCCCCGCGGCAGCTCAGGTTCAGGAGGCGTTCCCCAGCTACATCCAGGTCAACGGACGTGCCGAGCGGGAGATCGCGCCCGACGAATTTTATCTCCAGATCGTCATCAACGAACGCGACTCGAAAGGCAAGGTCTCGGTCGAAAGCCAGCAGCGCGACATGATCGCGGCGCTGAAGCGGCTGGGCGTCAACGTCGAGAAACAGCTCAAAGTGGCCAATCTGTCGAGCGAGTTCTTCAAGAAGAACACCTCGGTGGCTACGGCCAAGTATCAGTTGCAGCTGGGTTCGTCGGCCGAAGTGGGCAAGGTGTGGCAGGCGCTGGACGGACTGGGCATTTCGAACGTCTCGATCCTGAAAGTGTCGCACTCGCAGCTCGAACGCTATAAGTCCGAGGTGCGAGTCGAGGCGATGCGGAACGCCAAGCAGAACGCTGCGACGCTGGCCGAGGCCATCGGACAGACCATCGGCAAGTGTTTCTACGTCTACGATTCGAACAACGACGTGATGCCCGTTTTCTACAACAATATGGCCGTGATGCGCAGCGCCAAGGCATTCGATGCCGCCGAGGCCGCCGCCGAGGAGGAGCCGCTCGATTTCAAGACCATCAAGTTGCAGTACAGCGTGCAGGCGAAATTCGTTCTCGAATAA